Proteins from one Gossypium raimondii isolate GPD5lz chromosome 8, ASM2569854v1, whole genome shotgun sequence genomic window:
- the LOC105791443 gene encoding protein SENESCENCE-ASSOCIATED GENE 21, mitochondrial, translated as MARSFSNVKVFSTFVVDGISNAISRRGYAATSQGVASNGVKEAARNAAVLKKTGEDMATATKDKVNWVPDPVTGFYRPENTVNEICPAELRATLLKKN; from the exons atggcTCGCTCTTTCTCGAACGTGAAGGTTTTCTCTACATTCGTTGTCGATGGAATCTCTAACGCTATCTCAAG ACGGGGATACGCTGCAACATCACAAGGAGTAGCGTCGAACGGAGTAAAGGAAGCAGCAAGAAACGCTGCGGTGTTGAAGAAAACAGGGGAAGACATGGCAACAGCAACTAAAGACAAGGTTAACTGGGTTCCGGACCCTGTTACCGGATTCTATAGACCCGAAAACACTGTGAATGAGATCTGCCCCGCCGAACTCAGAGCCACGCTCTTGAAGAAGAACTAA
- the LOC105791444 gene encoding sucrose synthase 2, with protein sequence MANPKLGRSPSMRDRVEDTLSAHRNELVALLSRYVAQGKGILQPHTLIDELENVVGDDKAREKLSDGPFSEVLKSAQEAIILPPYVAIAIRPRPGVWEYVRVNVHELSVEQLDVSEYLRFKEALADVREDNHFLLELDFEPFNASFPRPNRSSSIGNGVQFLNRHLSSNMFRNKDSLEPLLNFLRAHKYKGHALMLNDRIQSIPRLQAALAKAEDHLAKLSSDAPYSEFEYELQGMGFERGWGDTAAHVLETMHLLLDILQAPDPSILETFLGRVPMVFNVVILSPHGYFGQANVLGLPDTGGQVVYILDQVRALENEMLLRIKRQGLDITPRILIVTRLIPDAKGTSCNQRLERVSGTEHTHILRVPFRSEHGVLRKWISRFDVWPFLETYAEDVASEIAAELQGIPDFIIGNYSDGNLVASLLAYKMGVTQCTIAHALEKTKYPDSDIYWKKFDEKYHFSCQFTADLIAMNNADFIITSTYQEIAGTKNTVGQYESHTAFTLPGLYRVVHGIDVFDPKFNIVSPGADMCIYFPYSEKEKRLTALHGSIEELLFDPKQNDEHIGTLSDRSKPLIFSMARLDRVKNMTGLVELYAKNNKLRELANLVVVAGYIDVKKSKDREEIAEIEKMHDLMKEYKLDGQFRWIAAQTNRARNGELYRYIADSKGIFVQPAFYEAFGLTVVEAMTCGLPTFATLHGGPAEIIEHGISGFHIDPYHPDQTAELLATFFERCKEDPSHWTKISDGGLKRIYERYTWKIYSERLMTLAGVYDFWKYVSKLERRETRRYLEMFYILKFRELVKSVPLASDD encoded by the exons ATGGCGAATCCTAAGCTCGGTCGAAGTCCTAGCATGAGGGACCGCGTGGAGGACACGCTTTCTGCTCATCGTAACGAGCTCGTTGCTCTTCTCTCCAG GTACGTGGCGCAGGGAAAAGGAATACTGCAACCGCATACTTTGATCGATGAACTGGAAAATGTTGTAGGCGACGACAAAGCTAGAGAGAAGCTAAGTGATGGTCCCTTTAGCGAAGTCCTTAAATCTGCACAG GAGGCCATAATTCTGCCTCCATACGTGGCTATAGCAATTCGCCCAAGACCTGGTGTTTGGGAATACGTACGAGTCAATGTTCACGAACTCAGCGTGGAGCAACTGGATGTGTCCGAATATCTTCGCTTCAAAGAAGCACTTGCAGATGTGAG GGAGGACAACCATTTTCTGCTTGAGCTTGATTTTGAGCCATTCAATGCATCCTTTCCTCGGCCCAACCGCTCTTCATCCATTGGCAATGGCGTTCAATTCCTCAACCGTCACCTGTCTTCAAACATGTTCCGTAACAAAGATTCTTTGGAGCCTTTACTTAATTTCCTGAGAGCCCACAAATATAAAGGGCAT GCATTGATGTTGAATGATCGGATACAGAGTATACCCCGACTTCAAGCTGCTCTGGCTAAGGCAGAAGATCATCTTGCTAAGCTTTCATCTGATGCACCATATTCTGAGTTTGAATACGA ATTACAAGGAATGGGTTTTGAGAGAGGATGGGGAGATACTGCAGCTCATGTTCTGGAGACGATGCATCTTCTCTTGGACATCCTTCAGGCTCCTGATCCCTCTATATTAGAGACATTCCTTGGGAGAGTGCCTATGGTGTTTAATGTTGTCATTCTGTCTCCACATGGATACTTTGGGCAAGCAAATGTATTAGGTTTGCCCGACACTGGTGGTCAG GTTGTTTATATACTGGACCAAGTGCGAGCCTTAGAGAATGAAATGCTTCTAAGGATAAAGAGGCAAGGACTTGATATTACTCCCAGAATTCTTATT GTGACCAGGTTAATACCTGATGCGAAGGGAACTAGTTGCAATCAGCGGCTGGAAAGAGTCAGTGGGACAGAGCATACTCATATTCTGCGAGTTCCTTTTAGGTCAGAACATGGAGTTCTTCGTAAATGGATATCAAGGTTTGATGTATGGCCTTTTCTGGAGACTTATGCGGAG GACGTAGCAAGTGAAATTGCAGCAGAGTTGCAGGGTATTCCAGATTTTATTATAGGAAACTACAGTGACGGAAACCTAGTTGCATCTTTGTTGGCTTACAAAATGGGCGTCACACAG TGTACCATTGCCCATGCTTTGGAGAAAACAAAATATCCAGATTCAGATATATATTGGAAAAAGTTTGACGAGAAATATCACTTCTCTTGTCAGTTCACTGCTGACTTAATAGCCATGAATAATGCTGATTTTATTATCACCAGCACATACCAAGAGATTGCAGGAAC GAAGAATACTGTTGGTCAGTATGAGAGCCATACTGCTTTTACTCTTCCAGGGCTGTATAGAGTGGTTCATGGCATTGATGTTTTTGATCCGAAGTTCAATATTGTATCTCCCGGGGCAGATATGTGCATTTATTTTCCATACtctgaaaaggaaaagagactGACGGCACTGCATGGCTCAATAGAAGAATTGTTGTTTGATCCTAAGCAGAATGATGAACACAT TGGTACTTTGAGTGATCGGTCAAAGCCCTTAATCTTTTCCATGGCAAGGCTGGATCGAGTTAAAAACATGACTGGATTGGTAGAGTTGTATGCTAAGAATAACAAGTTGAGGGAATTAGCAAACCTCGTTGTTGTTGCTGGTTACATTGATGTAAAGAAGTCCAAAGACAGAGAAGAGATAgcagaaattgaaaagatgcatGACCTTATGAAAGAGTATAAATTAGATGGTCAATTTCGTTGGATAGCAGCCCAAACAAATCGAGCACGCAATGGTGAGCTCTATCGCTACATAGCTGACTCAAAGGGTATATTTGTTCAG CCTGCATTCTACGAAGCCTTTGGACTTACGGTGGTGGAAGCCATGACATGTGGCCTTCCAACGTTTGCCACATTGCATGGTGGTCCTGCAGAGATTATTGAACATGGTATATCAGGGTTCCATATTGATCCATACCACCCTGACCAGACCGCTGAACTCCTGGCAACTTTCTTTGAACGTTGCAAGGAGGACCCAAGCCACTGGACTAAAATATCTGATGGAGGGCTTAAGAGGATTTATGAAAG GTATACATGGAAAATTTATTCTGAAAGGCTGATGACATTGGCTGGAGTATATGATTTCTGGAAGTACGTCTCAAAACTCGAGAGACGTGAGACCCGAAGATATCTTGAAATGTTCTACATCCTCAAGTTCCGTGAATTG GTAAAATCTGTTCCCTTGGCCAGTGATGATTAA